Within the Barnesiella intestinihominis YIT 11860 genome, the region TTTATCGCTGCCGATTTTTCAAGGAGGGGCTCGTCACTTTAAAATAAAACAAGCTAAATCGAATGTCTTGCAGTTGGGACTACAACGAGATAACTTGGTAAACTCTCTTTCGATGCAAGTGCAAATGTCGATGGATAATATCCAGAAATCTATAAAACAGATTGCTTCCAATAAGGAAGGTGTTCGACAAGCCGAGAAAGCATATTCCATCATGCAAAAAAGTTTCGAGATTGGTTCCGCTACTTTTGTAGAGCTTAACGATGCCGATTTGGCTTTGACGAACTCTCGTCTCTCGTATAATCAAGCCATATACGATTTCTTAGCGGCAAAGTCCGATTTACAATTGCTGTTGGGTAATACCGATTTGGAACAATATAAACAAGAGAAAAGCCAAGATAAGTAATACATTCATAGAATAATATAAGAAAATAAACATATGAAAAGAAATCATTTTTTCAACGTAATGGCTGTTTGTGCGGCCTTGTCGTTCGTCGCTTGTTCTGGACAGAAGGAGACTAGCGAACAAGTTGAGGAAGAAACTGTTCAACTTGTGAAAATTGCTAAGGTTATGGAGCAGGCTGTTCCGCAGGTCGTTTCATATACAGCTACGGTAGAACCCTATAAGCGTAATTCGATTAGTTCGTCTGTCCCCAATCGTATCAAAAAAATATATGTAGAAGTCGGTGATAAAGTCTATGCCGGACAAAAATTGGTAGATTTGGATCAAGCCAATTTAGCTCAGCAGAAGTTACAGTTGGACAATTTGGAGTTGGAGTATAACCGTGTAAAGGAGCTTTTTGCCGTAGGCGGTGCTTCTCAGCAGCAAGTAGATCAGTTGCGTACGCAATATGAGACGACCAAGACCGCTTATGGAAATTTAGATGAAAATACGGTTTTGGTTAGTCCTGTAAACGGAGTGGTGACTGCTCGTAATTTTGATAATGGCGATATGGCCAGTGGGGCTATTTTAACGGTGATGCAGATACAGCCTGTAAAAGTATTGGTCAATGTATCGGAGAGTGATTTCACGAAAGTCAAAATAGGTATGTCGGTCGATGTAAATGTCGAGGTATATGGCGATGAAGTTTTCAAAGGAAAAGTATCGTTGATACATCCTACGATAGATCCTGCTACCCGCACATTTGTGACCGAGATCAATATACCCAATACCGATAGTCGCATTCGTCCGGGAATGTTTGCCCGCGTAAATATTGATTTCGGGAATGTCAATCGTGTCGTAGTACCCGATCAGGCTGTTGTAAAACGTTCGGGTTCTGGGGACAGATTCGTTTACGTGTATAAAGATGGAAAGGTTTCCTTTAATCAAGTTCAGTTAGGGCGTCATATAGACAAAACTTATGAATTGATTTCTGGTGTAGAGAATGGAGCCGAAGTTGTGATCGCCGGTCAATCCAGATTGAAAGATGGAGCCTCTGTGAAAATTGCAGAGTGATTTTAAGATACCTAATTAAACTATTCACACATTAAAGAAAAATTATATGAGTCTATATGAAGGTTCGGTAAAGAAGCCAATTATGACGTCATTGTGCTTTGTCGCAGTGGCTATCTTGGGTATCTTTTCCCTTACAAAGCTGCCTATTGACCTCTATCCCGATATTGAGACCAATACGATTATGGTCA harbors:
- a CDS encoding efflux RND transporter periplasmic adaptor subunit, with the translated sequence MKRNHFFNVMAVCAALSFVACSGQKETSEQVEEETVQLVKIAKVMEQAVPQVVSYTATVEPYKRNSISSSVPNRIKKIYVEVGDKVYAGQKLVDLDQANLAQQKLQLDNLELEYNRVKELFAVGGASQQQVDQLRTQYETTKTAYGNLDENTVLVSPVNGVVTARNFDNGDMASGAILTVMQIQPVKVLVNVSESDFTKVKIGMSVDVNVEVYGDEVFKGKVSLIHPTIDPATRTFVTEINIPNTDSRIRPGMFARVNIDFGNVNRVVVPDQAVVKRSGSGDRFVYVYKDGKVSFNQVQLGRHIDKTYELISGVENGAEVVIAGQSRLKDGASVKIAE